A region of Solanum dulcamara chromosome 7, daSolDulc1.2, whole genome shotgun sequence DNA encodes the following proteins:
- the LOC129896985 gene encoding histone-lysine N-methyltransferase, H3 lysine-9 specific SUVH6-like, translated as MSVLAETSPSKMLGKKKLHQMVDTKSPSTFKRLKVDATRNFPENCGPFVRENNGTREIYPEFPSTTKRVKVDATRNFPENCGPYVPQKKNGSNTQCSVDAEIKSCSEIDMNVVESVEPLSVFVPSNFEAKRDDLAATGARPKEAGDSSHLNTSCQPTNGNKPLKMKEENLMYDESTQQHEVLVDQLLQKPSIETGNSCDWFIKGEPIENGQVLPAIVSQENLIEGRNDEAGKETSKIVHYEEVSDDESRSRVDSLSCSKWNSLKSRLKTPSANKKGGKGEIVQEEAVSFPEPLHKCKVIIEDESVVMKKQINLGVSHEDLRNSAFMCGFSGHGLSTEYEHIQKVKEVRDTLKLFDDVYTKLLLEEKAEEHEGQSKRRIHIEAAMALKNQKKWVNCEWTFGHVPGVEIGDQFRFRAELVTIGLHHQFIKGISYVNINRKDVATSIVDSGRYENEAISSETFIYVGQGGNPKVSVNAIVEDQKLEGGNLALKNSMDLGYPVRVICGRQRVNGEKSDIRYIYDGLYSVTKCWEERAPTGKYIFKFELKRNLGQPKLTREVLSRPAKLVNVNHFHVNKATKSIIQSEFVVDYDVSQGKEKIPIPAVNSIDDARPPPFTYITNMQYPDWYYISRPQGCNCTSGCSDSEQCSCASRNGGEIPFNTRGSIVRAQPLVYECGPSCKCPPSCKNRVSQHGPRYNLEVFMTESRGWGLRSRDHVSSGSFICEYVGELLDEKEAENRIDHDEYLFDIGNYDVDIPKRNVARNNNLKVESSSLMRKDEDGFTLDALRYGNVGRFINHSCSPNLYAQNVMYYHGDRRVPHIMFFASESIAPLEELTYHYNYHIDHVYDKNGNLKRKNCRCGSRKCEGRLY; from the coding sequence ATGTCTGTGTTAGCGGAAACGAGTCCCTCAAAGATGTTAGGGAAGAAGAAACTTCATCAGATGGTTGATACTAAATCTCCCTCCACATTTAAGCGCCTAAAAGTTGATGCTACCCGCAATTTTCCTGAGAATTGTGGTCCATTTGTTCGTGAAAACAACGGAACCAGAGAGATCTATCCGGAATTTCCATCCACTACCAAGCGTGTAAAAGTCGATGCTACGAGGAACTTTCCTGAGAATTGTGGCCCCTATGTTCCTCAAAAGAAGAATGGAAGCAATACTCAATGCTCTGTTGATGCTGAGATCAAAAGTTGTTCTGAAATTGATATGAATGTGGTTGAGTCAGTTGAGCCTTTAAgtgtttttgtgccaagtaaTTTTGAGGCTAAAAGGGATGATTTGGCAGCAACTGGTGCGCGTCCAAAAGAGGCTGGTGATTCAAGTCATTTGAATACCTCATGTCAACCTACTAATGGAAATAAACCTTTGAAGATGAAAGAAGAAAATCTTATGTATGATGAGTCTACTCAACAGCATGAAGTCTTGGTTGATCAGCTTCTCCAAAAGCCATCAATTGAGACAGGAAATTCATGTGATTGGTTTATAAAAGGTGAACCTATTGAAAATGGACAAGTATTGCCTGCTATTGTTTCACAAGAAAATCTAATTGAAGGTCGAAATGATGAAGCTGGTAAGGAAACAAGCAAGATAGTTCATTACGAAGAAGTTTCTGACGATGAATCCAGGAGTAGGGTAGATAGTTTATCCTGCTCCAAGTGGAACTCACTGAAATCACGTCTCAAGACCCCAAGTGCCAATAAGAAAGGTGGCAAGGGTGAGATCGTTCAGGAAGAAGCAGTTAGTTTTCCAGAACCCCTACACAAGTGCAAGGTTATTATTGAAGATGAATCTGTGGTCATGAAGAAGCAAATAAATCTCGGAGTTTCTCATGAAGATTTAAGGAATTCTGCTTTCATGTGTGGTTTTTCTGGTCATGGATTGTCAACTGAATATGAACATATTCAGAAAGTGAAAGAAGTTAGAGATACTCTGAAACTTTTTGATGACGTATATACTAAACTTTTGCTAGAAGAAAAAGCAGAAGAACATGAAGGACAGTCCAAAAGAAGAATCCATATAGAGGCAGCAATGGCTTTGAAAAATCAGAAAAAGTGGGTAAATTGTGAGTGGACTTTTGGACATGTTCCTGGAGTTGAAATTGGGGATCAATTCCGGTTCAGGGCAGAACTTGTTACAATCGGACTACATCACCAATTTATTAAGGGTATCAGTTATGTGAATATTAACAGAAAAGATGTTGCAACTAGCATTGTTGATTCTGGTCGGTATGAGAACGAGGCCATATCTTCTGAAACATTCATTTATGTAGGTCAAGGCGGGAATCCAAAAGTATCTGTTAATGCGATAGTGGAAGATCAAAAGCTTGAAGGGGGTAATCTTGCCTTGAAGAACTCCATGGACTTGGGATATCCAGTGAGGGTTATTTGTGGTCGACAAAGAGTGAATGGTGAAAAGAGTGATATAAGATACATTTACGATGGGCTCTACAGCGTGACCAAGTGTTGGGAAGAAAGAGCTCCAACTGGAAAATACATTTTCAAGTTTGAACTGAAAAGAAATCTTGGCCAACCAAAACTTACTCGTGAAGTCTTGTCACGGCCAGCAAAGTTAGTCAATGTAAATCATTTTCATGTTAACAAGGCAACAAAATCAATTATACAGTCAGAGTTTGTTGTAGACTATGATGTCTCACAAGGAAAAGAGAAGATACCGATCCCTGCTGTCAATTCAATAGATGATGCGAGACCCCCACCATTCACTTACATTACCAACATGCAATATCCAGATTGGTATTATATCTCTAGGCCTCAAGGTTGCAATTGCACTAGTGGATGCTCGGATTCTGAGCAATGCTCTTGTGCTTCTAGGAACGGAGGTGAGATCCCATTCAACACAAGAGGCTCTATTGTTAGAGCACAACCTCTTGTTTATGAGTGTGGTCCATCTTGCAAATGTCCCCCTTCTTGCAAAAATAGAGTTAGCCAACATGGTCCTCGATACAATTTGGAGGTTTTCATGACCGAATCGAGAGGATGGGGTTTGAGGTCACGAGATCATGTCTCATCCGGTAGTTTTATATGTGAATATGTTGGGGAGTTGCTTGATGAAAAGGAAGCTGAAAATAGAATAGATCATGATGAGTACTTGTTTGATATTGGCAACTATGATGTAGATATCCCCAAAAGGAATGTTGCACGCAATAATAACCTCAAAGTTGAGTCAAGTTCTTTGATGAGGAAGGATGAAGATGGCTTTACCCTTGATGCGTTAAGATATGGAAATGTTGGAAGATTTATCAACCATAGTTGCTCACCAAACCTTTATGCTCAGAATGTCATGTATTACCATGGTGATAGGAGAGTACCTCACATAATGTTTTTCGCTTCTGAAAGTATTGCTCCATTAGAGGAGCTTACTTATCACTACAACTACCATATTGACCATGTTTATGATAAAAATGGCAATCTGAAGAGAAAGAATTGTAGATGTGGCTCCCGGAAGTGCGAGGGGAGACTGTACTAA